A window from Flammeovirgaceae bacterium encodes these proteins:
- a CDS encoding aspartate aminotransferase family protein produces the protein MEYSPDIFLSHLAQTTPFPFLLPIERAEGIYLYGPDGKRYIDLISGVGVTHIGHRHPRVVQAIKDQADKHLHVMVYGEYIQSAPNLLAQKLASLLPKPLNCCYFVNSGTEANEGALKLAKRATGRRGIVSYHKSYHGSTHGSLSVSGNESKKNAFRPLLPGVRFIEFGNLGHLTAIDNTTACVIMETIQGDAGVRVPTKEYMMAVRKRCDETGALLILDEIQSGMGRTGTLFAFEQFGIVPDILTIGKALGGGLPLGAFIADRKLMDVLAHGPMLGHITTFGGNPVCCAAALATLEVLQEEKLIGQVEGKGKLFEKYLSHPSIKEIRRAGLFFAIDFESGEKVKRIVDNALQMGAICFWFLSCPHSFRIAPPLSITEAEIKESCEILMKAIEGA, from the coding sequence ATGGAATACAGCCCTGATATTTTCCTGTCACACCTGGCCCAAACCACCCCGTTTCCCTTTTTGTTGCCCATAGAACGGGCAGAAGGCATTTACCTGTACGGGCCTGACGGCAAACGCTATATAGACCTTATCTCAGGTGTTGGCGTTACCCACATTGGCCACCGGCACCCCAGGGTGGTGCAGGCCATCAAAGACCAGGCCGACAAGCATTTGCATGTGATGGTGTATGGGGAGTACATTCAATCGGCCCCCAACCTGTTGGCCCAAAAGCTTGCTTCCCTGCTCCCCAAGCCGCTCAACTGTTGTTACTTCGTAAACTCTGGCACGGAAGCCAATGAAGGGGCATTGAAACTGGCCAAAAGGGCCACCGGCAGGAGGGGCATTGTTTCCTACCACAAATCCTATCACGGCAGCACCCACGGGTCATTAAGCGTATCGGGCAACGAAAGCAAAAAAAATGCCTTCCGCCCTTTGTTGCCGGGGGTTCGCTTTATTGAATTTGGCAACCTTGGCCACCTAACGGCCATCGACAACACGACCGCTTGCGTAATTATGGAAACCATACAGGGGGATGCTGGCGTGAGGGTGCCCACAAAGGAGTACATGATGGCCGTAAGGAAAAGGTGCGATGAGACGGGCGCCCTGCTTATCCTGGACGAAATACAATCCGGGATGGGCAGGACGGGCACCCTGTTTGCCTTTGAGCAATTTGGAATAGTGCCCGACATCCTCACCATAGGCAAAGCGCTGGGCGGGGGCCTTCCCCTCGGTGCCTTCATTGCCGACCGCAAATTGATGGACGTGTTGGCCCACGGCCCCATGCTGGGCCACATTACCACTTTTGGGGGCAACCCCGTTTGTTGCGCGGCCGCGCTGGCCACCCTGGAGGTGCTTCAGGAAGAAAAGTTGATTGGGCAGGTGGAGGGAAAGGGGAAACTGTTTGAAAAGTACCTGTCCCATCCCTCCATTAAGGAAATACGAAGGGCAGGCCTTTTCTTTGCCATTGATTTTGAATCGGGGGAAAAGGTAAAACGGATTGTGGACAATGCCCTGCAGATGGGAGCCATCTGCTTTTGGTTCCTTTCCTGTCCCCACAGCTTCAGGATAGCCCCACCGCTGTCCATTACGGAAGCGGAAATAAAAGAATCGTGCGAAATTTTAATGAAGGCCATCGAAGGGGCATAG
- the hslV gene encoding ATP-dependent protease subunit HslV: protein MEKIRSTTILAVLHNDKVAIGGDGQASMGNTVAKSNVRKLRKLQDGKIVVGFAGSTADAFTLMDRFEEKLNAFGGNMKRAAIELAKDWRMDRYLRRLEAMMITASKDELLILSGTGDVLEPDNQVAAIGSGAMYAQAAAIALKKHAPQLTAEEIVKECLNIAADICVFTNHNLVIENLG, encoded by the coding sequence ATGGAAAAGATTAGGTCCACCACCATCCTTGCCGTGCTCCACAATGACAAAGTGGCCATTGGTGGCGATGGCCAGGCCTCCATGGGCAATACCGTGGCCAAAAGCAACGTGCGGAAACTAAGGAAACTCCAAGACGGGAAAATAGTGGTGGGGTTTGCGGGGTCCACGGCCGATGCATTTACATTGATGGACCGCTTCGAAGAAAAACTAAATGCCTTTGGCGGCAATATGAAAAGGGCGGCCATTGAACTGGCAAAAGATTGGCGTATGGACCGCTACCTCAGAAGGTTGGAGGCCATGATGATCACGGCCAGCAAGGACGAGTTGCTGATATTGTCCGGGACGGGCGATGTGCTGGAGCCCGACAACCAGGTGGCCGCGATAGGGTCTGGCGCCATGTACGCACAAGCGGCCGCCATTGCCCTAAAGAAACATGCGCCACAGCTCACTGCGGAGGAGATAGTAAAGGAATGCCTCAATATCGCGGCAGACATTTGCGTGTTCACCAATCACAATTTGGTCATCGAAAACCTGGGGTAG
- a CDS encoding pyruvate dehydrogenase complex dihydrolipoamide acetyltransferase — protein MAEIVRMPKMSDTMTEGVIAKWHKKVGDTVKSGELMAEIETDKATMDYESFNEGVVLHLGAKEGEAVKINDVLAVVGKKGEDFKELLAGAAPKQDAAAAEGKAVAPPSKSTAVAEPMDTSHIKADLVLMPKMSDTMTEGVIAAWHKKVGDTVKSGELMAEIETDKATMEYESYHTGTLLYIGAKEKESIPINGVLAIVGEKDADWKALLKAAQAEAPKEEESSTPSADPAPHASPQPAGTPSSQASNGRLKASPLAKKMAKDLGYDLSKIEGSGDQGRITKRDVENYKPGAAPAKEGEKAVVLPSVVGEESFEEVALSQMRKTIARRLAESKFTAPHFYLTMEIDMDRAIQARKSINEVSPVKVSFNDLVIKAVAAALRQHPDVNVSWLGDKIRKNHHIHIGVAVAVKDGLVVPVIRFADNKSLAHISSEVKSLAQRAHDKKLQPSDWEGSTFTVSNLGMFGIEGFTAIINPPDACILAVGGIKETPVVKNGQIVPGNTMKVTMSCDHRAVDGAVGSAFLQTLKGLLEDPVRILI, from the coding sequence ATGGCAGAAATAGTCCGGATGCCTAAGATGAGCGACACCATGACGGAAGGGGTGATCGCAAAATGGCATAAAAAAGTGGGGGATACGGTGAAGTCCGGTGAGTTGATGGCAGAGATAGAGACCGACAAGGCCACCATGGATTACGAGTCGTTCAATGAAGGGGTGGTCCTGCACCTGGGCGCCAAAGAGGGCGAGGCCGTAAAAATCAACGATGTATTGGCCGTTGTTGGCAAGAAAGGCGAGGATTTCAAGGAATTGCTGGCGGGCGCGGCACCAAAACAGGATGCCGCTGCCGCGGAAGGCAAAGCCGTGGCACCGCCAAGCAAAAGCACCGCTGTGGCCGAACCGATGGACACTTCGCATATAAAAGCCGACCTCGTGTTGATGCCGAAGATGAGCGATACCATGACGGAGGGCGTGATCGCGGCCTGGCACAAAAAAGTGGGGGACACCGTGAAGTCGGGGGAACTGATGGCAGAGATAGAAACGGACAAGGCCACCATGGAGTACGAATCGTACCACACCGGCACGCTGCTGTACATAGGCGCCAAAGAAAAAGAATCCATCCCCATAAACGGGGTGCTTGCCATTGTGGGTGAAAAAGATGCCGATTGGAAGGCTTTATTGAAAGCTGCCCAGGCGGAAGCACCAAAGGAGGAGGAAAGCAGCACGCCTTCAGCGGACCCGGCCCCGCATGCGTCACCACAACCTGCAGGTACACCGTCTTCCCAGGCCAGCAACGGCAGGCTGAAAGCCTCACCGCTGGCCAAAAAAATGGCCAAGGACCTTGGCTATGACCTCAGCAAGATTGAAGGCTCCGGTGACCAGGGAAGGATCACCAAGCGGGACGTAGAAAACTACAAGCCTGGCGCGGCCCCTGCCAAAGAAGGTGAAAAGGCAGTGGTATTGCCATCGGTGGTAGGCGAGGAAAGCTTTGAAGAAGTGGCCCTCTCCCAGATGCGCAAAACGATTGCACGCAGGCTGGCCGAGAGCAAGTTTACCGCCCCACATTTTTACCTTACCATGGAGATCGACATGGACAGGGCAATACAGGCGCGCAAGAGCATCAATGAAGTGTCGCCAGTAAAAGTTTCTTTTAATGATTTGGTGATAAAAGCAGTGGCCGCGGCCTTGCGCCAGCACCCCGATGTGAACGTTTCATGGCTGGGGGACAAAATCCGGAAGAACCACCATATCCATATTGGGGTGGCCGTGGCGGTGAAAGACGGGCTGGTCGTTCCGGTGATCCGTTTTGCCGATAATAAATCCCTGGCCCATATTTCTTCCGAAGTAAAAAGCCTTGCGCAACGTGCACACGACAAAAAACTCCAACCCAGTGACTGGGAAGGGAGCACCTTTACCGTTTCCAACCTTGGTATGTTTGGCATCGAAGGGTTTACGGCCATCATCAATCCCCCCGATGCGTGCATCCTGGCCGTGGGGGGCATAAAAGAAACCCCGGTGGTGAAAAACGGGCAGATAGTGCCCGGGAACACCATGAAGGTGACCATGTCGTGCGACCACCGCGCGGTGGATGGCGCGGTAGGTTCTGCCTTCCTGCAAACGCTGAAAGGATTGTTGGAAGACCCTGTCCGGATACTCATCTGA
- a CDS encoding bestrophin, with the protein MVSYNPKSWLSLIFHSYSRQVMKTLTPVIVFIGVFSLLLCYVILDVYELQEKDFHSTTAMHSLVGIVLGLFLVFRTNTAYDRWWEGRKHWGLMVNNTRNLAQKLNAFLDRNDSVNRDWFSRMIPNFAFSTKEHLRKGTKVDELEETDGGFKACLKGIKHIPNKLSSMMYERANDLYIDKKISGDQLFLLDKELKQFSDILGACERIRNTPIPYSYTMYIKKFIFIYIITLPFGFVTMAEYMTIPIVVLISYVLLSVELIAEEIEDPFGNDVNDLPTDELAIKIKDNVREILLRG; encoded by the coding sequence ATGGTTTCATATAACCCCAAAAGCTGGCTTTCGCTGATTTTTCACTCCTACAGCAGGCAGGTAATGAAAACTTTGACGCCCGTTATTGTCTTTATTGGCGTGTTTAGCCTATTGCTCTGCTACGTCATCCTGGACGTGTACGAACTCCAGGAGAAGGACTTTCACAGTACTACGGCCATGCACTCCTTGGTTGGGATTGTATTGGGGTTGTTCCTGGTATTCCGGACCAACACGGCCTATGACAGGTGGTGGGAAGGTAGGAAGCATTGGGGCCTCATGGTCAACAATACCCGCAACCTGGCCCAAAAACTAAACGCGTTCCTGGACCGGAACGACTCGGTCAACAGGGATTGGTTTTCCAGGATGATCCCAAATTTTGCCTTTTCCACCAAGGAGCATTTGCGAAAAGGTACAAAGGTGGACGAATTGGAAGAAACCGATGGCGGTTTTAAGGCCTGTTTGAAAGGGATAAAGCATATCCCAAACAAGCTGTCGTCCATGATGTACGAGCGTGCCAACGATCTTTATATAGACAAAAAGATAAGTGGCGACCAACTCTTTCTTTTGGACAAGGAACTAAAACAGTTTTCCGATATTTTGGGGGCTTGTGAGCGGATCAGGAACACGCCCATACCCTATTCCTACACCATGTACATCAAAAAATTTATTTTTATTTATATCATCACCCTGCCCTTTGGGTTTGTGACCATGGCGGAGTATATGACCATACCAATCGTGGTGTTGATATCTTATGTATTGTTAAGTGTGGAACTGATCGCAGAGGAAATAGAAGATCCTTTTGGCAATGATGTGAATGATTTGCCCACTGACGAGCTGGCGATAAAGATAAAAGACAATGTAAGGGAAATCCTTTTACGCGGCTAG
- a CDS encoding aromatic ring-hydroxylating dioxygenase subunit alpha, whose translation MEKLTMDKNIATAKTLSTGFYLKQEYHEAAKEKIFTKTWQFIGDTDQVKENGWATPVNLLDRYINEPLVLCRDKSGTLRCMSNVCTHRGNLLVEKPCKANDLRCKYHGRRFSLDGKFLSMPEFKGVENFPTKEDDLCRVPLYEWNKWLFTALDARLPATEFLGPMMERVGWMPLSEFKFRPDLSKAYLVTSNWALYCENYLEGFHIPFVHAGLNAAIDYGNYTIELYRYSSLQTGTAKKSEHVFDLPKGSPDYGKKIAGYYFWVFPNMMFNFYPWGLSLNMVNPLAVDRCKVTFLSYVWDESKLHQGAGADLHTVEMEDEDIVQNVQKGIRSRFYKHGRYSVKQEKGTHHFHCLISEFMNQR comes from the coding sequence ATGGAAAAATTAACAATGGACAAAAACATTGCCACGGCCAAGACACTGTCGACCGGTTTTTACCTGAAGCAGGAATACCACGAGGCTGCCAAGGAAAAAATATTTACAAAAACCTGGCAGTTCATTGGCGACACTGACCAGGTGAAAGAAAATGGTTGGGCCACACCGGTAAACCTGTTGGACCGGTATATCAATGAGCCACTGGTCCTTTGCCGTGACAAATCCGGTACCTTACGGTGCATGTCCAATGTGTGCACCCATAGGGGAAACCTGCTGGTGGAAAAACCCTGCAAGGCCAACGACCTTCGGTGCAAATACCATGGAAGGAGGTTTTCTTTGGACGGAAAGTTCCTGTCGATGCCGGAGTTCAAAGGGGTGGAAAATTTTCCCACAAAAGAAGACGATTTGTGCCGCGTGCCCCTGTACGAATGGAACAAGTGGCTGTTTACGGCTTTGGATGCCCGCTTGCCTGCCACCGAATTCCTCGGGCCGATGATGGAGCGTGTGGGCTGGATGCCCTTATCGGAGTTCAAGTTTAGGCCCGACTTGTCCAAAGCCTATCTGGTTACATCAAACTGGGCATTGTATTGTGAAAATTACCTGGAAGGGTTCCACATCCCTTTTGTGCATGCTGGGCTTAATGCAGCCATTGATTATGGCAATTATACCATTGAACTTTACCGGTACAGCTCGCTCCAAACCGGAACCGCAAAAAAAAGCGAACATGTATTTGACTTGCCCAAGGGCTCGCCCGACTATGGAAAAAAAATCGCGGGGTATTATTTTTGGGTATTCCCCAACATGATGTTCAACTTCTATCCCTGGGGGCTCTCCCTCAATATGGTCAACCCCCTGGCCGTGGACAGGTGCAAGGTCACGTTTTTGTCTTATGTATGGGACGAAAGCAAACTGCACCAGGGGGCCGGGGCGGACCTGCACACGGTGGAAATGGAAGACGAAGACATCGTTCAAAATGTCCAAAAAGGAATACGTTCAAGGTTCTATAAGCATGGACGATACTCCGTAAAACAAGAGAAAGGGACACACCACTTTCATTGCCTGATCAGCGAGTTTATGAACCAGCGCTAA
- a CDS encoding response regulator transcription factor, giving the protein MKVLIIEDEPLAAHRLKGLLSRANPSIEVLGVLDTVKASVKWLASHEPPQLIFMDIHLADGLGFEIFEKVEVTPPVIFTTAYDEYALKAFKVNSIDYILKPIDEADLRRSIEKFKTLSPPSHGQADLLGRLGAAVQMLTKKHKERFVTKVGEHLRFIDVTDILYFFSEEKATYCKTQDHRAHLLDFALDKLEHLIDPSRYYRVNRKYIVGIDAITDMISHTNSRLRIVLKGCDDDNIIVARERVQDFKAWLDR; this is encoded by the coding sequence ATGAAGGTGCTGATCATAGAAGATGAGCCACTTGCGGCACACCGCCTGAAAGGGTTGCTGTCCCGGGCCAACCCATCCATTGAAGTGTTGGGCGTCCTTGACACCGTTAAGGCGTCCGTGAAGTGGCTGGCTTCCCATGAGCCGCCCCAGTTGATTTTTATGGACATTCATTTGGCGGACGGGCTGGGCTTTGAAATATTTGAAAAGGTTGAAGTAACCCCTCCCGTGATATTCACCACCGCCTATGACGAATATGCCCTGAAGGCATTTAAAGTCAACAGCATAGACTATATATTAAAACCTATTGACGAAGCGGACCTGAGGCGGTCAATTGAAAAGTTCAAAACCCTGAGCCCCCCATCGCATGGCCAGGCCGATTTGCTGGGCAGGCTTGGGGCCGCGGTGCAAATGCTTACCAAAAAACACAAAGAAAGGTTTGTGACCAAAGTAGGGGAGCATTTGCGTTTTATTGATGTGACGGATATCCTGTATTTTTTTAGTGAGGAAAAGGCAACTTATTGCAAAACACAAGACCACCGTGCCCACCTGCTTGATTTCGCCCTGGACAAGCTTGAACACCTGATCGACCCCTCCCGGTATTATAGGGTCAACAGAAAATACATTGTGGGCATTGACGCCATTACGGACATGATCAGCCACACCAACAGCCGGTTGAGGATTGTGTTAAAAGGGTGCGATGACGATAATATCATCGTGGCGAGGGAACGTGTGCAGGACTTCAAAGCCTGGCTGGACCGTTGA
- a CDS encoding histidine kinase: MEAHSNKARGIVVTMLWLVLAGIVLTLITISPANKKLSVFLIVASFSSLMFILLWFGNAVACDLMDRWIDWIKEPLKRLVVGILVMVAYTGLASYGLVLLYKTAFGLRVGDTTTFQYSTIVVTLIITMFMHGRSFLKSWKSAEIEAEKAKKESVRANYESFKNQVNPHFLFNSLNVLTDLVYEDQDKAAKFIKQLSEVYRHVLDSRNMEVATLEEELRYLNAYLFLQQIRFGDKLKIENELKPSRGNIPPLALQMLVENAIKHNVVSEEQPLVIRLYAENGNLVVANNLQKKVLPTDRPGGVGLENIKSRYRFLTDRPVSVESDNERFIVKLPILLEG; this comes from the coding sequence TTGGAGGCGCATTCAAACAAGGCAAGGGGTATCGTGGTGACCATGTTGTGGCTGGTACTGGCAGGTATTGTATTGACCCTGATCACTATTTCCCCTGCAAACAAGAAGTTGTCTGTCTTTTTGATCGTGGCTTCCTTCTCCTCGCTGATGTTTATATTGCTGTGGTTTGGGAATGCCGTGGCCTGTGACCTGATGGACAGGTGGATTGATTGGATAAAAGAACCCCTAAAGCGGTTGGTGGTAGGGATACTGGTAATGGTTGCCTACACCGGGTTGGCTTCCTATGGCTTGGTACTCCTATACAAAACCGCTTTTGGCCTGCGCGTGGGCGACACCACCACGTTCCAATATTCCACTATTGTGGTCACCCTCATTATAACAATGTTCATGCATGGCAGGAGTTTTTTGAAAAGCTGGAAAAGTGCGGAAATCGAGGCGGAAAAAGCCAAGAAGGAAAGTGTAAGGGCAAACTATGAAAGCTTTAAAAACCAGGTAAACCCCCATTTTTTGTTCAACAGCCTGAACGTCCTTACCGACCTTGTGTATGAAGACCAGGACAAAGCGGCCAAGTTCATCAAGCAGTTGTCGGAAGTATACCGGCATGTTTTGGATTCGCGCAATATGGAGGTGGCCACGCTGGAAGAAGAACTACGGTATTTGAATGCTTACCTTTTTTTGCAACAAATCCGGTTTGGGGATAAATTGAAAATTGAAAACGAATTGAAGCCGTCCCGTGGCAATATCCCGCCCCTGGCCCTTCAAATGCTGGTGGAAAATGCCATCAAGCACAATGTGGTTTCGGAGGAGCAGCCCCTCGTCATCCGCCTATATGCCGAAAATGGCAATTTGGTTGTGGCCAACAACCTTCAGAAAAAAGTGCTGCCCACCGACAGGCCGGGGGGCGTGGGTTTGGAAAACATCAAAAGCCGGTACCGTTTTTTGACCGATCGCCCCGTTTCGGTAGAAAGCGACAACGAGCGGTTTATCGTAAAACTCCCAATCCTGCTTGAGGGATGA
- a CDS encoding TonB-dependent receptor, with protein sequence MKTVLLMLLPLIATASIGQTLVSGVVTDERGAPIPGANISIEGTYDGTSTGADGKFQFETNETGAQTVAITFVGFRAFRQAVDLTGEAIHLTVSLIEEINQLEAVVISAGSFTAGEEKRRTVLKAIDIATTAGATADIAGALNTLPGTQKVGESGRLFVRGGDGSEAKTYIDGLLVANAYSPSAPNTPSRGRFLPFMFKGTSFSTGGYSAEYGQALSSALVLNSKDKATLNQTDFGLLSVGGDVAHTQVWDRASVSGKIQYTNIRPYFGLVNQEIDWITPPASIEGSTAFRQKVGEHGIVKFFGNFNHSDFKLNNHDILDPNKKSPFAFVNNYGYGNASFLQSLNDNWSVRGGLSYNYNGNDMEVDGSPIDEIGKAIHSKLVFENTLSDRAELKFGMERLQSEYEAARMDSLSARQTVAFKTPITAGFAEMEVYASKYFVARAGGRVEYNGRIEKASVDPRLSIAYKPFAHGQFSLAYGQFRQEPQNQYLRADNALGEEKATHYILNYQVINDQRTFRAEVYHKRYSHLIKFINGSPGQLSNAGEGYAQGFELFWRDSKSVRNLDYWISYSYLDTERDYLDFPISSAPGFASTHNFSVVGKKFFSEIKSQLGVTYSYSSPRAYNNPNSEIFNNGRTPSYQDLSMNISYLPKPFLIIHLSVTNVLGRNNIFGYDYSETPDNNGNYPGRAIRQPAKRFLFLGVFFTISKNKSINQLPNL encoded by the coding sequence ATGAAGACAGTTTTGCTCATGCTCTTGCCCCTTATCGCCACGGCCTCCATTGGCCAGACCCTTGTGTCGGGCGTGGTTACCGATGAAAGGGGCGCCCCCATCCCAGGCGCCAACATTTCGATCGAAGGCACCTATGATGGCACAAGTACTGGTGCGGATGGAAAGTTTCAATTTGAAACCAACGAAACCGGTGCCCAAACCGTGGCCATTACCTTCGTGGGCTTCAGGGCCTTTCGCCAGGCGGTGGATTTGACCGGGGAGGCCATCCACCTCACCGTTTCATTAATAGAGGAGATCAACCAACTGGAGGCCGTGGTGATTTCCGCGGGTTCTTTTACGGCAGGGGAAGAAAAAAGGAGGACAGTCCTAAAGGCCATTGACATTGCCACCACGGCCGGGGCCACCGCAGACATTGCTGGGGCGCTCAATACCTTGCCAGGAACACAAAAGGTTGGAGAGAGCGGCAGGTTGTTCGTGCGTGGTGGGGATGGGAGTGAGGCAAAAACATATATCGATGGCCTTTTGGTCGCCAATGCCTACAGCCCATCGGCACCCAACACGCCTTCGCGCGGCCGCTTTCTTCCTTTTATGTTTAAAGGAACAAGCTTTAGCACCGGAGGATATTCTGCCGAGTATGGGCAGGCGTTGTCTTCTGCCCTGGTGCTCAATTCAAAAGACAAAGCCACGCTCAACCAAACAGACTTTGGGCTGCTTTCGGTAGGTGGGGATGTGGCGCACACGCAGGTTTGGGACCGTGCCTCGGTATCAGGAAAAATTCAGTACACTAATATTCGTCCTTACTTTGGGCTGGTCAACCAGGAAATAGATTGGATTACCCCTCCAGCTTCTATTGAAGGCAGTACCGCCTTCCGACAAAAAGTAGGTGAGCACGGCATTGTCAAGTTTTTTGGAAACTTTAACCACTCGGATTTTAAACTTAACAACCATGACATACTTGACCCCAATAAAAAGTCGCCATTTGCTTTCGTTAATAATTACGGGTACGGAAATGCCTCGTTCCTGCAATCGCTCAATGACAATTGGTCGGTGCGGGGAGGGCTTTCCTACAACTATAATGGAAATGATATGGAGGTGGACGGTAGCCCTATTGACGAAATAGGGAAAGCCATTCATTCCAAATTGGTTTTTGAAAATACCCTTTCCGACCGGGCCGAATTAAAATTTGGGATGGAACGCTTGCAGTCCGAATATGAGGCCGCACGGATGGATAGCCTGTCAGCAAGGCAAACTGTTGCCTTTAAGACGCCCATCACGGCAGGGTTTGCGGAAATGGAAGTGTATGCCAGCAAATATTTTGTGGCCCGTGCCGGTGGAAGGGTTGAGTACAATGGCCGGATTGAAAAGGCCAGCGTGGACCCACGCCTATCCATTGCTTACAAACCTTTTGCCCATGGCCAATTTTCGTTGGCTTACGGGCAGTTCCGTCAGGAGCCGCAAAACCAATACCTACGGGCAGACAATGCCCTGGGGGAAGAAAAGGCTACCCACTATATCCTGAATTACCAGGTCATTAACGACCAGCGCACCTTCAGGGCAGAAGTGTACCATAAGCGCTATTCCCATCTCATCAAGTTTATAAATGGCAGCCCCGGACAACTATCCAATGCGGGAGAGGGATATGCACAAGGGTTTGAATTGTTTTGGAGGGACAGCAAGTCGGTTCGCAATTTAGATTATTGGATATCCTATTCCTATTTGGATACAGAGCGGGATTACCTTGATTTCCCAATTTCGTCAGCACCTGGTTTTGCATCCACACACAATTTCTCTGTAGTAGGAAAGAAGTTCTTCTCGGAGATTAAGTCACAATTGGGGGTTACTTATTCCTACAGCAGCCCAAGGGCTTATAACAACCCAAATAGCGAAATTTTTAATAATGGAAGAACACCTTCCTATCAGGATTTGAGTATGAACATCTCTTACCTGCCAAAGCCGTTTCTGATCATTCACTTGTCGGTCACCAATGTGCTGGGCAGGAACAACATTTTTGGGTACGACTACAGTGAGACACCTGACAACAACGGCAACTACCCGGGCCGGGCGATTCGTCAGCCTGCGAAAAGATTTCTCTTTCTAGGTGTGTTTTTCACCATTTCAAAAAATAAATCCATTAATCAATTACCCAACTTATAA
- a CDS encoding M28 family peptidase produces MKPIALLALLTALSLVLPAQNINKLVREKQVEKTIRALASDDMRGRSALVPEDINRAASFIEKQFRKAGLKPMEGLTGYRQEFQKIKLGTTSLKVVASGEQIPEDRLILSSKAEVVNLDPGTPMDTIGKSQPLFPTLSAFERSGGDKIVWVAQAHAGEFKTAQRYLSRPKILDPDEKATGSTLYILGDERTNQVSVKAIQSKETITMANIVGVLPGQSKAGESVVFSSHYDHIGIRPPVEGDSIANGADDDASGTTAVILLANYFGKLKSNERSLIFVAFTAEEIGGFGSRYFSRQLDPGKIVAMFNIEMIGKPSKWGQNAAFITGFDRSDFGKILQKNLEGTSFQFHPDPYPEQNLFYRSDNATLARLGVPAHSISTDQIPTDPYYHTVGDEVATLDMANITAAIKGIALSAKSIVDGTDTPTRVDTSTVNPR; encoded by the coding sequence ATGAAGCCTATTGCCCTCCTTGCCCTCCTCACCGCCTTGTCCCTCGTACTGCCAGCACAAAACATCAATAAACTGGTCCGGGAAAAGCAGGTGGAAAAAACCATCCGGGCACTCGCCTCTGACGATATGCGGGGAAGGTCTGCGCTGGTGCCGGAAGACATCAATAGGGCCGCGTCCTTTATAGAAAAACAATTCAGGAAGGCAGGCCTGAAGCCCATGGAAGGCCTCACTGGCTACCGGCAGGAGTTTCAAAAAATAAAGCTTGGCACGACCAGCCTAAAAGTGGTGGCCTCAGGGGAACAAATCCCTGAAGATAGGCTCATCCTTTCCTCCAAGGCCGAGGTGGTCAATCTTGACCCGGGCACACCGATGGACACGATTGGCAAAAGCCAGCCCCTTTTCCCTACCCTTTCCGCTTTTGAAAGGAGTGGTGGGGACAAAATCGTGTGGGTGGCCCAGGCCCATGCAGGGGAATTCAAAACAGCACAACGGTACCTCAGCCGGCCTAAAATCCTCGACCCTGATGAGAAGGCCACCGGATCAACACTCTATATACTGGGTGACGAAAGGACAAACCAGGTTTCCGTGAAGGCCATCCAAAGCAAAGAAACAATCACCATGGCCAACATCGTAGGGGTGTTGCCCGGCCAATCAAAGGCTGGGGAAAGCGTGGTCTTTTCGTCCCATTATGACCACATCGGAATCAGGCCGCCCGTGGAGGGCGACTCCATTGCCAATGGTGCCGATGATGATGCTTCCGGGACCACTGCGGTAATCCTGCTGGCCAATTATTTTGGCAAGCTCAAATCAAACGAACGCTCCCTGATTTTTGTGGCGTTTACAGCGGAAGAAATCGGGGGCTTCGGGTCCAGGTACTTTTCACGGCAATTGGACCCCGGCAAGATAGTGGCCATGTTCAATATTGAAATGATCGGCAAGCCATCCAAGTGGGGGCAAAACGCTGCCTTCATTACCGGCTTCGACCGGAGCGATTTTGGCAAAATCCTCCAAAAAAACCTGGAGGGCACCTCCTTTCAATTCCACCCCGACCCTTACCCCGAACAAAACCTTTTTTACCGGTCGGACAATGCCACCCTGGCAAGGCTGGGCGTGCCCGCCCACTCCATCTCAACGGACCAGATCCCTACCGACCCTTATTACCATACCGTTGGCGATGAGGTGGCCACTTTGGACATGGCCAACATCACCGCTGCCATC